In Sporichthya polymorpha DSM 43042, a genomic segment contains:
- the hrpA gene encoding ATP-dependent RNA helicase HrpA, producing MARQTPLDPETRAQLRALREQLDTLTLRDAHRLGRRLDALRRRTEPAALAKLTDDVATAAVRAELRATARPEITYPEELPISARRDDIAAAIRDSQVVVVAGETGSGKTTQLPKICLELGRGVRGLIGHTQPRRLAARTVADRIADELGTNLGETVGYQIRFTDRVGENTLVKLMTDGILLAEIQRDRRLLGYDTLIIDEAHERSLNIDFILGYLRQLLPARPDLKIVITSATIDPERFARHFASPGGRPAPIIEVSGRTYPVEVRYRPLVSDTENERRDDRAEPHDMPAGVCDAVEELFREGPGDVLVFLSGEREIRDTADALRGRLRPDARSGLPVEILPLYARLSNADQHRVFAPHSGRRVVLATNVAETSLTVPGIRYVVDAGTARISRYSTRRKVQRLPIEAISQASANQRAGRCGRVAEGICVRLYSEEDYLGRPEFTEPEILRTNLASVILQMTAIGLGDVAAFPFVDPPDRRSVADGVALLEELGALTPAGALTPVGRKLAQLPVDPRIGRMILEADRYGVLREVIIIAAALSIQDPRERPVEAQEAARAKHARFNDPTSDFLAYLNLWTYLREQQRELSSAKFRKLCAADYLHYLRVREWQDLVAQLREVAGQIGLRWNSNPGDPQKVHLALLTGLLTQIGNQDVDGAKGSSREFVGTRNTRFSIFPGSALAKKPPKWVMAAELVETSRLFARTVARIEPEWVEPLAEHLVKRNYSEPHWERKRGAVVAYERVTLHGLTLVAGRKVDYARIDPGLCRELFLRHALVEGGWETHHAFFAHNQALREAVEELEHRSRRRGLVVDDETLFAFYDARIPDDVVSARHFDAWWKKTRRTQPNLLDADPELLLSDRGSTVSRDDYPDTWTARTAAGPETFALSYQFEPGTDADGVTVLIPLSVLNRVSPVGFDWQVPGLRSELVTALIRSLPKPIRRSFVPAPDHAAAVLPRLDPNAGEPITTALERELGARNGVPIDPEDWDWERVPPHLRMTFRVEDERGKALGEGKDLAALAAQLAPTVASMVAAGAAALEQPALAGWPDLPAGAVPETYSRVQDGRVVEGYPALVDENGTAALRVLPDAQAARAAMAGGVRRLLLTEVSPPVKAVLGRLPNRAKLALAAAPHENGSALFADCADAAVDAIVAAHGGPVRDAAGYAALLAAVRAELPARFEAVVGQVVTILTVAQEVDAALARAGDSASVLDMRAQYTGLLHPGFVAEAGADRLPHVARYLRGIGRRLDKLNENPERDAARMAQVAQLSREYADLVAALPPARRTDPDVVAIRWMLEELRISLFAQTLGTAHTVSEKRILAAMDAAESAG from the coding sequence ATGGCCCGCCAGACACCCCTCGACCCCGAGACCCGAGCGCAGCTCCGCGCGCTGCGGGAGCAGCTGGACACCCTGACGCTGCGTGACGCGCACCGGCTCGGCCGCCGGCTGGACGCGCTGCGCCGGCGCACGGAGCCGGCGGCCCTGGCGAAGCTGACCGACGACGTCGCGACCGCCGCGGTGCGGGCCGAGCTGCGGGCGACCGCGCGGCCGGAGATCACGTATCCCGAGGAGCTGCCGATCAGCGCCCGGCGGGACGACATCGCCGCGGCGATCCGCGACTCCCAGGTCGTCGTGGTCGCCGGCGAGACCGGGTCGGGCAAGACGACGCAGCTGCCGAAGATCTGCCTCGAGCTCGGCCGCGGCGTCCGCGGGCTGATCGGCCACACGCAGCCGCGGCGCCTCGCGGCGCGGACCGTGGCCGACCGGATCGCCGACGAGCTCGGCACGAACCTGGGTGAGACGGTCGGGTACCAGATCCGCTTCACCGACCGGGTCGGCGAGAACACGCTGGTGAAGCTGATGACCGACGGCATCCTCCTGGCCGAGATCCAGCGCGACCGGCGGCTCCTCGGCTACGACACCCTCATCATCGATGAGGCGCACGAGCGCAGTCTCAACATCGACTTCATCCTCGGCTACCTGCGCCAGCTGCTGCCCGCGCGGCCGGACCTGAAGATCGTCATCACCTCCGCGACCATCGACCCCGAGCGGTTCGCGCGGCACTTCGCCTCCCCCGGCGGCCGGCCGGCGCCGATCATCGAGGTGTCCGGCCGGACCTACCCGGTGGAGGTCCGCTACCGCCCGCTGGTCTCGGACACCGAGAACGAGCGCCGGGACGACCGCGCCGAGCCGCACGACATGCCCGCCGGGGTCTGCGACGCCGTCGAAGAGCTCTTCCGTGAGGGGCCGGGCGACGTCCTGGTCTTCCTCTCCGGCGAGCGCGAGATCCGGGACACTGCCGACGCCCTGCGGGGCCGGCTCCGACCTGACGCACGGTCAGGCCTGCCGGTGGAAATCTTGCCCCTCTACGCCCGGCTGTCGAACGCGGACCAGCACCGGGTGTTCGCGCCGCACTCCGGCCGGCGGGTGGTGCTCGCGACCAACGTGGCCGAGACGTCGCTGACGGTGCCGGGGATCCGGTACGTCGTGGACGCCGGCACCGCGCGCATCTCCCGGTACAGCACGCGCCGCAAGGTGCAGCGGCTGCCGATCGAGGCGATCTCGCAGGCCTCGGCGAACCAGCGCGCGGGTCGCTGCGGTCGTGTCGCCGAGGGCATCTGCGTCCGGTTGTACTCGGAGGAGGACTACCTCGGCCGACCGGAGTTCACCGAGCCGGAGATCCTGCGGACGAACCTGGCGAGCGTCATTCTGCAGATGACGGCGATCGGGCTGGGGGACGTCGCGGCGTTCCCGTTCGTCGACCCGCCGGACCGGCGCAGCGTCGCGGACGGCGTCGCGCTGCTGGAGGAGCTCGGAGCGCTGACGCCCGCGGGCGCGCTGACGCCGGTCGGGCGGAAGCTGGCCCAGCTGCCGGTGGACCCGCGGATCGGGCGGATGATCCTCGAGGCCGACCGGTACGGCGTGCTGCGCGAGGTCATCATCATCGCGGCGGCGCTGTCGATCCAGGACCCGCGCGAGCGCCCGGTCGAGGCCCAGGAGGCCGCGCGCGCCAAGCACGCGCGCTTCAATGACCCGACGTCAGATTTTCTTGCCTACCTGAACCTGTGGACCTACCTGCGCGAGCAGCAGCGGGAGCTGTCCTCCGCGAAGTTCCGCAAGCTCTGCGCAGCGGACTACCTGCACTACCTGCGGGTGCGCGAGTGGCAGGACCTCGTCGCGCAATTGCGGGAGGTGGCGGGGCAGATCGGGCTGCGCTGGAACTCGAACCCCGGCGACCCGCAGAAGGTCCACCTCGCGCTCCTGACCGGGCTGCTGACGCAGATCGGGAACCAGGACGTCGACGGCGCGAAGGGCTCGTCGCGGGAGTTCGTCGGCACCCGCAACACGCGGTTCTCGATCTTCCCCGGATCGGCGCTGGCGAAGAAGCCGCCGAAGTGGGTGATGGCGGCCGAGCTCGTCGAGACCTCCCGGCTGTTCGCCCGCACGGTGGCGAGGATCGAGCCGGAGTGGGTCGAGCCGCTCGCGGAGCACCTGGTCAAGCGGAACTACTCCGAGCCGCACTGGGAGCGCAAGCGCGGCGCCGTCGTCGCCTACGAGCGCGTGACGCTGCACGGGCTGACGTTGGTCGCGGGACGCAAGGTCGACTACGCGCGCATCGATCCCGGCCTGTGCCGCGAGTTGTTTCTCCGGCACGCGCTGGTCGAGGGCGGCTGGGAGACCCACCACGCGTTCTTCGCGCACAACCAGGCGCTCCGGGAGGCGGTCGAGGAGCTGGAGCACCGGTCGCGCCGGCGCGGCCTGGTCGTCGACGACGAGACGCTGTTCGCGTTCTACGACGCGCGGATCCCCGACGACGTCGTCTCGGCGCGGCACTTCGACGCCTGGTGGAAGAAGACGCGGCGCACGCAGCCGAACCTGCTCGACGCGGACCCGGAGCTGCTGCTCTCCGACCGCGGGAGCACGGTGTCCCGCGACGACTACCCGGACACGTGGACCGCGCGCACCGCCGCGGGGCCGGAGACGTTCGCGCTCAGTTACCAGTTCGAGCCGGGGACGGACGCGGACGGCGTCACCGTGCTCATCCCGCTCTCGGTGCTGAACCGCGTCTCCCCCGTCGGGTTCGACTGGCAGGTGCCGGGCCTGCGTTCCGAACTCGTGACGGCGCTGATCCGCTCGCTGCCCAAGCCGATCCGGCGCAGCTTCGTCCCCGCGCCGGACCACGCCGCCGCCGTTCTGCCGCGGCTCGACCCGAACGCCGGCGAGCCGATCACGACCGCGCTGGAGCGGGAGCTCGGCGCGCGCAACGGCGTCCCCATCGACCCGGAGGATTGGGACTGGGAGCGCGTCCCGCCCCACCTGCGCATGACGTTCCGGGTCGAGGACGAGCGGGGCAAGGCGCTCGGCGAGGGCAAGGACCTCGCCGCGCTCGCGGCGCAACTCGCGCCGACGGTGGCGTCGATGGTCGCCGCCGGCGCCGCGGCGCTGGAGCAGCCGGCGCTCGCCGGGTGGCCGGACCTGCCCGCGGGGGCGGTGCCGGAGACCTACTCCCGCGTCCAGGACGGGCGCGTGGTCGAGGGCTACCCCGCCCTCGTCGACGAGAACGGCACCGCCGCACTGCGCGTGCTGCCGGACGCGCAAGCCGCGCGCGCGGCGATGGCCGGCGGGGTGCGGCGGCTGCTGCTCACCGAGGTCAGTCCGCCGGTGAAGGCGGTGCTCGGCCGCCTGCCGAACCGGGCCAAGCTCGCGCTCGCGGCCGCCCCCCACGAGAACGGATCGGCGTTGTTCGCCGACTGCGCCGACGCCGCGGTGGACGCGATCGTCGCGGCCCACGGTGGTCCCGTGCGCGACGCCGCCGGGTACGCCGCACTGCTCGCCGCGGTGCGGGCCGAGCTGCCGGCGCGGTTCGAGGCGGTTGTGGGGCAGGTCGTCACGATTCTGACGGTTGCTCAGGAAGTGGACGCCGCGCTCGCCCGCGCCGGCGACTCAGCGTCCGTCCTCGACATGCGGGCGCAATACACCGGGCTGCTCCACCCCGGCTTCGTCGCCGAGGCCGGGGCCGACCGGCTCCCCCACGTCGCCCGCTACCTGCGCGGCATCGGCCGCCGGCTCGACAAGCTGAACGAGAACCCCGAGCGTGACGCCGCCCGGATGGCCCAGGTCGCACAGCTGTCGCGCGAGTACGCCGACCTCGTCGCCGCCCTCCCGCCGGCCCGGCGCACCGACCCCGACGTCGTCGCGATCCGCTGGATGCTCGAGGAGCTCCGGATCAGCCTGTTCGCCCAGACCCTCGGCACCGCCCACACGGTCTCCGAGAAGCGGATCCTCGCCGCCATGGACGCCGCCGAGTCCGCGGGATGA
- a CDS encoding TetR/AcrR family transcriptional regulator encodes MSTVTPDRNAPERAPSARERLLRAADELFYAEGVNTVGIDRVIEHAGVAKASLYSAFGSKDGLIRAYLDRRREARARRIERHRSRHTDPRARLLAVFDAFDELAHSPHWRGCPFLAATGEARTDATVNEVLGQARAETRQCFLSDATALGVADPEALADQLVLIFDGGIVGAQNPVDPSAAVRARALAELVIDNAPR; translated from the coding sequence ATGAGCACCGTCACGCCGGACCGGAACGCCCCGGAGCGGGCACCGTCCGCGCGCGAGCGGCTCCTGCGCGCCGCGGACGAGTTGTTCTACGCGGAGGGCGTCAACACGGTCGGGATCGACCGCGTCATCGAGCACGCCGGCGTGGCCAAGGCCAGCCTCTACAGCGCGTTCGGGAGCAAGGACGGCCTCATCCGGGCCTATCTGGACCGTCGCCGCGAGGCCCGCGCGCGGCGCATCGAGCGGCACCGCAGCCGGCACACCGACCCCCGGGCGCGTCTGCTCGCGGTCTTCGACGCGTTCGACGAACTCGCCCACAGCCCGCACTGGCGCGGGTGCCCGTTCCTCGCCGCCACCGGGGAGGCGCGCACCGACGCGACCGTCAACGAGGTCCTGGGTCAGGCCCGCGCCGAGACCCGGCAGTGCTTCCTCTCCGACGCCACCGCTCTCGGCGTCGCCGACCCGGAGGCGCTCGCGGACCAGCTGGTGCTGATCTTCGACGGCGGCATCGTGGGCGCGCAGAATCCGGTCGACCCGAGCGCGGCGGTCCGGGCCCGCGCCCTTGCCGAGCTGGTCATCGACAACGCACCCCGCTAG
- a CDS encoding MFS transporter — protein sequence MAATAPPASSAPASTRFRLSDGAAFALLCSMALAFLAAASAPTPLYSVYQEEWGFSAITTTVVFSVYAASVLGALLTVGSLSDHIGRRPLLFGALGAQVVALVLFAVAENVETLMAARFIQGISTGAAIGAIGAGLLDLSKLRGATASAVAPMVGTGAGAVVSGMFVQWLPAPEHLIYVVLLGVFVLQAVGVALMRETVTPKPGALASLKPQFALPPAARRPLVAAAPAMVACWSMAGLYGSLGPALVHRITGSVNHVYGGGALFVLACSGAVAVLALANTQPQTSMVLGTAALFAGVGLTMLAGDVSSLGFFFAAIVAGVGFGAAFQGALRSVAMVAGPHERAGVISVLFVISYVAFGGPAIVAGVLVVETGDIMATSYYYGSAVMVLTAFALIALVRQTRAAAVAAAGAVPAEDTCGARVVGALRPVPSPEFDAA from the coding sequence ATGGCCGCGACCGCTCCGCCCGCGTCGTCCGCACCGGCGTCGACCCGTTTCCGTCTGTCGGACGGGGCCGCGTTCGCGCTGCTCTGCTCGATGGCCCTGGCGTTCCTCGCCGCCGCGAGCGCGCCGACCCCGCTGTACTCCGTGTACCAGGAGGAGTGGGGCTTCTCCGCGATCACGACGACGGTCGTCTTCTCCGTCTACGCCGCCTCCGTCCTCGGAGCGCTGCTCACCGTCGGGTCGCTGTCGGACCACATCGGCCGGCGGCCGCTGCTGTTCGGCGCGCTGGGCGCGCAGGTCGTCGCACTGGTGCTGTTCGCGGTCGCGGAGAACGTCGAGACGCTGATGGCCGCGCGGTTCATCCAGGGCATCTCGACGGGCGCCGCGATCGGCGCGATCGGCGCGGGTCTGCTCGACCTCAGCAAGCTCCGCGGCGCGACCGCGAGCGCCGTCGCCCCGATGGTCGGGACCGGTGCGGGCGCCGTCGTCTCCGGCATGTTCGTGCAGTGGCTGCCGGCACCGGAGCACCTGATCTACGTCGTCCTGCTCGGCGTCTTCGTGCTGCAGGCGGTCGGCGTCGCGTTGATGCGCGAGACCGTCACCCCGAAGCCGGGCGCGCTCGCCTCTCTCAAGCCGCAGTTCGCGCTGCCGCCCGCGGCCCGACGGCCGCTGGTCGCCGCGGCACCTGCGATGGTGGCGTGCTGGTCGATGGCCGGGCTCTACGGCTCGCTCGGCCCGGCGCTGGTCCACCGGATCACCGGGTCGGTCAACCACGTCTACGGCGGCGGGGCGCTGTTCGTCCTCGCCTGCAGCGGCGCAGTCGCGGTGCTCGCGCTGGCGAACACCCAACCGCAGACCTCCATGGTTCTCGGCACCGCCGCGCTGTTCGCCGGCGTCGGGCTGACGATGCTCGCCGGCGACGTCTCCAGCCTCGGGTTCTTCTTCGCCGCGATCGTCGCGGGCGTCGGCTTCGGCGCCGCGTTCCAGGGCGCGCTGCGGTCGGTGGCGATGGTCGCCGGACCGCACGAGCGCGCGGGCGTGATCTCGGTGCTGTTCGTGATCTCCTACGTCGCCTTCGGCGGCCCCGCGATCGTCGCCGGCGTCCTGGTCGTCGAGACCGGCGACATCATGGCGACCTCGTACTACTACGGCTCCGCGGTCATGGTACTGACCGCGTTCGCCCTGATCGCTCTCGTCCGGCAGACGCGGGCGGCGGCCGTCGCGGCTGCGGGTGCGGTCCCGGCCGAGGACACCTGCGGCGCCCGGGTGGTCGGCGCCCTCCGACCCGTCCCCTCCCCGGAGTTCGACGCGGCCTGA
- a CDS encoding DUF7059 domain-containing protein, whose protein sequence is MIALNDPETAQDIDRIREAFAAADYTTDGVFDLLGSVAELALARHETVPARRAARAASSPLAALVRLFLLQDTVAAADLTLPLDAATRLGLVETAGDEVRARLDARPHDEGFYVVSDLGSGLDGNVRPVPADHVLGVGGASVSLAELTVRHPVERALDLGTGCGVQALHLTRHARSVVATDVLPRALELAALSAALSGVSVELREGGLFDPVAGESFDLIVSNPPFVIGAGDGQRTYRDGGLAGDELCRRLVGAAPGYLSEGGWCQVLANWVHRRGEDWRDRVGAWLPGNCDAWALQREILDPAAYVSLWLHDAGDVAGPDYRDRYDAWLTALEAEQVEGIGFGWICLRRTEATGTHRVEDWPHAVETPLGPHVADAFDRVSWLRTRDDATLLTSRLIVADDVTQELIGDPGAEDPQHVVLRQAHGLRRAVQVDTATAALVGACTGQAPAGVLVDAVATLLDEEEDAMRTRLLPQIRDLVDQGFLVPGEARR, encoded by the coding sequence GTGATCGCGCTGAACGACCCCGAGACCGCGCAGGACATCGACCGGATCCGGGAGGCGTTCGCCGCGGCCGACTACACCACCGACGGCGTCTTCGACCTGCTCGGCTCCGTCGCCGAGCTGGCCCTCGCCCGGCACGAGACCGTGCCAGCCCGCCGGGCCGCCCGCGCGGCCTCATCGCCGCTCGCCGCGCTGGTCCGTCTGTTCCTGCTCCAGGACACCGTCGCGGCCGCCGATCTCACGCTGCCGCTGGACGCCGCGACGCGGCTCGGGCTGGTCGAGACCGCCGGCGACGAGGTCCGGGCCCGGCTCGACGCCCGACCCCACGACGAGGGCTTCTACGTCGTCTCCGACCTCGGCTCCGGGCTGGACGGGAACGTCCGGCCGGTTCCCGCCGACCACGTCCTCGGTGTCGGCGGCGCGTCGGTGTCGCTGGCGGAGCTGACGGTGCGTCACCCGGTCGAGCGGGCCCTGGATCTGGGCACCGGCTGCGGCGTCCAGGCCCTGCACCTGACTCGGCACGCGCGATCCGTCGTGGCCACCGACGTCCTCCCGCGCGCACTGGAGCTGGCGGCGCTGTCGGCGGCCCTGTCCGGGGTCTCGGTGGAGTTGCGCGAGGGCGGGCTGTTCGACCCGGTCGCGGGGGAGAGCTTCGACCTGATCGTCTCCAACCCGCCGTTCGTGATCGGGGCCGGCGACGGGCAGCGCACGTACCGCGACGGCGGGCTCGCGGGCGACGAGCTCTGCCGGCGCCTTGTCGGCGCGGCACCCGGGTACCTGTCGGAGGGTGGCTGGTGCCAGGTCCTCGCGAACTGGGTCCACCGCCGCGGCGAGGACTGGCGCGACCGCGTCGGCGCCTGGCTGCCCGGCAACTGCGACGCGTGGGCGCTGCAGCGGGAGATCCTCGACCCGGCCGCCTACGTCTCGCTCTGGCTGCACGACGCCGGCGACGTCGCCGGGCCGGACTACCGCGACCGCTACGACGCCTGGCTGACCGCGCTGGAGGCGGAGCAGGTCGAGGGGATCGGCTTCGGCTGGATCTGCCTGCGGCGCACCGAGGCGACCGGAACCCACCGCGTCGAGGACTGGCCGCACGCCGTCGAGACCCCGCTCGGCCCGCACGTCGCCGACGCCTTCGACCGCGTCTCCTGGCTGCGGACCCGCGACGACGCCACGTTGCTGACGTCCCGTCTGATCGTCGCGGACGACGTCACGCAGGAGCTGATCGGCGACCCGGGCGCGGAGGACCCGCAGCACGTCGTGCTCCGGCAGGCGCACGGGCTGCGGCGGGCGGTGCAGGTCGACACCGCAACCGCCGCCCTGGTCGGCGCGTGCACCGGGCAGGCGCCCGCCGGCGTGCTGGTCGACGCCGTCGCGACCCTGCTCGACGAGGAGGAGGACGCGATGCGGACCCGGCTGCTGCCGCAGATCCGCGACCTGGTCGACCAGGGCTTCCTCGTCCCGGGGGAGGCGCGCCGATGA
- a CDS encoding fused MFS/spermidine synthase: MSPLLGGVLVFVSSAAVLVLEILSLRLVAPYAGITLEVSTAVIGFALAAIALGSWLGGVAADRWDPRKMIGPAIIAAGGLTLLIVPAIRATGEAITGNDDGAVLTMAAIAVLFPAALLSAVTPMVVKTQLGTLDKTGSVVGMLSATGTVGALVGTFVTGFVLVSSAPTSRIFYALGIGLIVLGIAVAARTQLKAAAAGGTSAAVIGAGAFVIAPQPCDTETAYHCAKVVVDPDRPTGRVLQLDTLRHSYVDLADPTHLEFAYIRTLGAVFDALRPPGQPVRALHIGGGGATLPRYVDATRPGSDNLIVEIDSGVIDIDRKELGLVTGDGIEVSIRDGRTALTAQPDNSWDAVVMDAFGGIAVPWHLTTREVVEDVRRVVGPDGLYLVNVIDYWPADFARAEVATVASVFRHVALVSYPAVFDSTGGGNIVIVASDAPLPAFADAIENNVGQFAVRTGPQVTQFARDAEVLRDDFAPVDQLITVPAG; encoded by the coding sequence ATGAGCCCGCTCCTCGGTGGCGTCCTGGTCTTCGTCAGCTCGGCGGCGGTTCTCGTCCTGGAGATCCTCAGCCTCCGGCTGGTCGCGCCCTACGCCGGCATCACACTCGAGGTGAGCACCGCCGTCATCGGGTTCGCCCTCGCGGCGATCGCGCTCGGGTCCTGGCTCGGCGGCGTCGCGGCCGACCGCTGGGACCCGCGGAAGATGATCGGCCCGGCCATCATCGCCGCCGGCGGCCTGACGCTGCTGATCGTCCCGGCCATCCGCGCGACCGGCGAGGCGATCACCGGCAACGACGACGGGGCCGTGCTCACGATGGCCGCGATCGCCGTGCTGTTCCCCGCGGCGTTGCTCTCCGCGGTGACGCCGATGGTCGTGAAGACCCAGCTCGGCACGCTCGACAAGACCGGGTCGGTCGTCGGCATGCTGTCCGCGACGGGGACGGTGGGCGCGCTGGTCGGCACCTTCGTCACCGGGTTCGTGCTGGTCTCCTCGGCCCCGACGTCGCGGATCTTCTACGCCCTCGGCATCGGGCTGATCGTGCTCGGCATCGCGGTGGCCGCGCGGACCCAGCTCAAGGCCGCGGCCGCGGGCGGTACCAGCGCGGCGGTGATCGGCGCGGGCGCGTTCGTGATCGCTCCGCAACCGTGCGACACCGAGACCGCGTACCACTGCGCGAAGGTCGTCGTCGACCCGGACCGACCGACCGGCCGCGTCCTGCAGCTCGACACCCTGCGCCACTCGTACGTCGACCTTGCCGACCCGACCCATCTGGAGTTCGCCTACATCCGCACGCTCGGCGCCGTGTTCGACGCGCTGCGCCCGCCGGGGCAGCCGGTGCGCGCGCTGCACATCGGTGGTGGCGGCGCGACCCTGCCGCGGTACGTCGACGCCACCCGGCCCGGCAGCGACAACCTGATCGTCGAGATCGACTCCGGCGTCATCGACATCGACCGCAAGGAGCTCGGGCTCGTCACCGGGGACGGCATCGAGGTCTCGATCCGCGACGGCCGGACCGCTCTCACCGCCCAGCCGGACAACTCCTGGGACGCCGTGGTGATGGACGCCTTCGGCGGCATCGCGGTCCCGTGGCACCTGACGACCCGTGAGGTCGTGGAGGACGTTCGCCGCGTGGTCGGCCCCGACGGCCTGTACCTGGTCAACGTCATCGACTACTGGCCCGCCGACTTCGCCCGGGCCGAGGTCGCGACCGTCGCCTCGGTGTTCCGCCACGTCGCGCTCGTCTCCTACCCGGCGGTCTTCGACTCCACCGGCGGCGGCAACATCGTGATCGTCGCCTCCGACGCTCCGCTCCCGGCCTTCGCCGACGCGATCGAGAACAACGTCGGCCAGTTCGCCGTCCGCACCGGCCCCCAGGTCACCCAGTTCGCCCGCGACGCCGAGGTCCTCCGCGACGACTTCGCCCCCGTCGACCAGCTCATCACCGTCCCCGCCGGCTGA